A window of Streptomyces sp. NBC_00878 genomic DNA:
TTCCCTCGACGACGGAATGGACCGCCTGACCTTGCACTTGGCGCTCAAGCTGGCCCGCATCAACACGTCCCACCGTTCGTCGAGTTGAGCGCAACACCTGTTGCGTAAAAGCGACCCGAGTCGCGACGGAAAGCGCTTCCGTGCACCTGACGGTGATTCTACGATCGATGAAAAGCTCAGCCTTTTTCTGAGCGGGGCTGAATTCCGGCCGCATTCCAGCTGAATTCCGGCAAGGAGGATCGCCGATGCATTCCGACGCCGTGATCGTGGGAGCCGGTGTCATGGGAACGTCGATCGCACTCGAACTGGCCAAATCCGGCCGCAGTACGGTGGTGGTGGACAAGGCACGCGGAATAGGGCACGGCTCCACCAGCGCGTCCAGCGCGGTCATGCGGTTCAACTTCTCCACCCTGGCCGGGGTCGCCACCGCCTGGGAGTCGAAGTTCCACTGGGAGAACTGGGCCGAGCACACCGGACTGCCCGCCGCCGACGACCTCGTCCGGTACGTCAGGACGGGCCTGGCCTTCCTCGATGTGGACCTCGCCCCCAGAGCCCTGTATCTGCCCCTGTTCGACACCGTCGGAGTGCCCTACGAGGAGTGGAGCACGGACCGCCTCAGGGCCGAGGTACCCGGCATCGACGTGGGCCGCTACTGGCCGCCCAAGCGCCTGGACGACGACGCGTTCTGGGCACCCTCCTCCGCATCCCTCGGCTCGGTGTACACCCCGGACGCCGGACACGTCAGCGACCCCCAACTGGCCGCGGCCAACCTCGCCGACGCCGCCGTACGCCAGGGCGCGGACTTCCTCCTGAACAGAGCGGTGACGAAGGTGATCCGCCGGTCCGGAGAGGTCTCCGCCGTACTCCTCGACGACGGGACCAGGATCGACACCGGCATCGTCGTCAACGCGGCCGGCCCCTGGTCGGGCCGGATCAACGAACTGGCAGGCGTCGGCGAGGACTTCACGGTGT
This region includes:
- a CDS encoding FAD-binding oxidoreductase, whose protein sequence is MHSDAVIVGAGVMGTSIALELAKSGRSTVVVDKARGIGHGSTSASSAVMRFNFSTLAGVATAWESKFHWENWAEHTGLPAADDLVRYVRTGLAFLDVDLAPRALYLPLFDTVGVPYEEWSTDRLRAEVPGIDVGRYWPPKRLDDDAFWAPSSASLGSVYTPDAGHVSDPQLAAANLADAAVRQGADFLLNRAVTKVIRRSGEVSAVLLDDGTRIDTGIVVNAAGPWSGRINELAGVGEDFTVSLRPLRQEVHHVPGPSPRPASPHGVGGAPHICIADMDLGVYLRAEVGGGMLIGGTEPECDPLQWVDDPDIIGTDVTRDVFEAQATRAARRLSTLTVPNRPRGVVGVYDVTDDWTPIYDKTNLPGYYVAIGTSGNQFKNAPLVGGFLRTIIDQTENGVDHDRHPAVFKGPHTGHSIELDAFSRLRPVNDKSSGTVLG